From Planctomycetia bacterium, one genomic window encodes:
- a CDS encoding DUF1501 domain-containing protein, whose protein sequence is MGRPPTAQGSSASRREFLRLGLTGLGSLSLPSLFRLRAEAATTSSKPPTAVIVVWLRGGCSHLDTYDPKPDAPSDYRGPFETIDTRTQGLRFSELLPRQAAISDKFTVLRSMAHTGGGHPAGSLQLLSGDPAAQDKPKPVYPDFMTVAHFMRSRAAHTLPNYVGVNPITRYDGFQIAGPAYLGPSFEPFAVTGDPSSPQFQVPNIGMSDSRQTSRVRDRIHLRQSLDQLRRDVDSSGLMDAMDRFESQALGLLTSKEAAQAFDLNHERPEVRDRYGRHQWGQQCLMARRLVEAGVEIVTTTFDGPLCGRVANWDDHAVNHHVFDALTYRAPFFDQAVSALIEDIYARGLDRRVLVIVTGEFGRTPRITYVGSSGEGKASAPAGIVQPGRDHWPRANSMLWAGGGIRTGRIIGGTDRRGEDVVDRRVGPQDFLATIYQHLGIDYRHATIPDLTGRPTPIVTDGQAIPELLRTDYS, encoded by the coding sequence ATGGGACGCCCTCCTACCGCTCAAGGTTCCTCGGCTTCTCGGCGCGAGTTTCTCCGCCTGGGACTTACCGGGCTCGGGAGCCTTTCGCTTCCCTCGCTTTTTCGGCTTCGCGCCGAAGCCGCGACGACAAGCTCGAAACCGCCGACGGCCGTGATCGTGGTTTGGCTTCGAGGTGGGTGCAGCCACCTCGATACCTACGATCCTAAGCCAGACGCCCCGAGCGACTATCGAGGCCCATTCGAAACGATCGATACACGAACACAGGGCCTTCGTTTTTCGGAACTCCTTCCTCGGCAGGCGGCCATCTCCGACAAGTTCACCGTCTTGCGATCGATGGCGCACACCGGCGGAGGCCATCCGGCCGGATCACTCCAGCTTCTTTCCGGCGATCCTGCGGCGCAAGACAAGCCGAAGCCCGTCTATCCCGACTTCATGACTGTTGCGCATTTCATGCGCTCTCGCGCTGCACATACGTTGCCCAACTACGTCGGCGTGAATCCGATCACGCGCTACGATGGCTTTCAGATCGCCGGTCCCGCTTATCTCGGACCTTCATTCGAGCCTTTTGCGGTGACGGGCGATCCTAGCTCTCCGCAATTCCAAGTACCGAATATCGGGATGTCCGACTCTCGGCAGACCTCTCGCGTTCGCGACCGAATCCATTTACGGCAGTCGCTCGATCAATTACGGCGCGATGTCGATTCGTCGGGCCTGATGGACGCGATGGACCGATTCGAGTCGCAGGCGCTCGGCTTGCTCACGAGCAAGGAAGCCGCACAGGCGTTCGATTTGAACCATGAACGTCCGGAGGTTCGCGATCGTTACGGCCGTCACCAATGGGGACAACAGTGCCTGATGGCTCGGCGCTTGGTCGAAGCCGGTGTCGAAATCGTCACGACGACGTTCGACGGTCCGCTATGCGGTCGGGTCGCCAACTGGGATGATCATGCCGTAAATCATCATGTGTTCGATGCCTTGACCTATCGTGCGCCGTTCTTCGATCAAGCGGTATCCGCCTTGATCGAAGATATTTACGCGCGGGGTCTCGACAGACGAGTGCTCGTCATCGTCACCGGTGAGTTCGGACGAACGCCGCGGATCACATATGTCGGCAGCAGCGGAGAAGGAAAGGCCAGTGCGCCGGCCGGAATCGTGCAGCCGGGCCGAGATCATTGGCCGCGCGCCAATTCGATGCTGTGGGCGGGAGGTGGGATTCGGACCGGTCGCATTATCGGCGGCACGGATCGAAGAGGAGAAGACGTCGTCGATCGACGAGTCGGACCGCAAGACTTTCTCGCGACGATTTATCAGCACCTCGGCATCGACTACCGGCATGCGACGATTCCGGATCTTACCGGACGCCCGACGCCGATCGTCACCGACGGTCAGGCAATTCCGGAATTACTCCGCACCGATTATTCCTAG
- a CDS encoding DUF1501 domain-containing protein: MTPSGNVATHGRHAFQNYYGDTAEGLTVVDRRGMMKAGLAGIAGLSVAELLRARAGATETGRKPKTNKSVILVWMSGGPSQVDTWDMKPERPINNRGPFSPIATAMPGVRICEFMPKQAALLDKFTLIRSVDARFSGHNPYRVMQTGHPESTTVDARYPAIGSVIAKFRGPNHPAMPPYVAAVAAPRKHLAFAGYLGKRYDPFIAENAAKLPIVSFEGADTGNFTGNNLFQLPEGLSTSRLGDRLELLKYFDRVRMGLDNEGGMQAIGAYQRQAVEMVTGKRAQTAFDLSLEPAAVRDRYGKHLWAQQALLARRLVEAGVSFVTIGMNYGGGASWDHHGDNTPPYGGLQSGLKPMLPLFDHALGTLVADLDERGMLDDTLVLAMGEFGRRPIIGGIDGRDHWPAVMSMALAGGGLRHGQVIGSTDESGGAIADRPVTPGDLAATIYRYMDVPLDTEYRDNGGRPHPIVQLNGKPISELF, translated from the coding sequence ATGACTCCTTCCGGAAACGTCGCGACGCATGGGCGACACGCGTTTCAGAACTACTACGGCGACACGGCCGAAGGACTCACCGTCGTTGATCGTCGCGGAATGATGAAGGCTGGGCTCGCAGGGATCGCGGGCCTGAGCGTTGCCGAACTCTTGCGAGCTCGGGCCGGAGCGACGGAGACCGGCCGGAAGCCGAAGACGAATAAGAGCGTGATCCTGGTGTGGATGTCGGGCGGGCCGAGCCAGGTCGACACGTGGGACATGAAGCCTGAGCGGCCGATCAACAACCGGGGGCCGTTCTCGCCGATCGCCACGGCGATGCCCGGCGTGCGGATCTGCGAGTTCATGCCGAAGCAGGCCGCGTTGCTCGACAAGTTCACCCTCATCCGCTCGGTCGACGCTCGTTTCAGCGGCCACAACCCTTATCGGGTCATGCAGACGGGGCATCCCGAGTCGACGACGGTCGACGCGCGCTACCCGGCGATCGGCTCAGTGATCGCGAAGTTTCGCGGGCCGAATCATCCGGCGATGCCGCCTTACGTGGCGGCGGTCGCTGCGCCGCGGAAGCATCTGGCGTTCGCCGGTTACTTGGGGAAGCGCTACGATCCGTTCATCGCCGAGAATGCCGCGAAGTTGCCGATCGTGTCGTTCGAAGGAGCCGACACCGGCAACTTCACCGGCAATAATCTGTTTCAACTTCCGGAAGGACTTTCGACGTCGCGGCTCGGCGATCGGCTGGAGTTGTTGAAGTATTTCGATCGGGTACGGATGGGGCTCGACAACGAAGGGGGGATGCAGGCCATCGGCGCTTATCAACGCCAAGCGGTCGAGATGGTCACGGGGAAGCGAGCGCAGACGGCGTTCGACTTGTCGCTCGAGCCGGCCGCGGTGCGCGATCGGTATGGTAAGCATTTGTGGGCGCAGCAGGCGCTCTTGGCGCGGCGGTTGGTCGAAGCCGGCGTGAGCTTCGTGACGATCGGGATGAACTACGGCGGCGGCGCGAGTTGGGACCATCACGGCGACAACACCCCGCCTTACGGCGGACTGCAAAGCGGACTGAAGCCGATGTTGCCGCTCTTCGATCATGCGCTCGGCACGCTGGTGGCCGATCTCGATGAGCGCGGGATGCTCGACGATACGTTGGTGCTCGCGATGGGCGAATTCGGTCGGAGGCCGATCATCGGCGGGATCGACGGCCGGGACCACTGGCCGGCGGTGATGTCGATGGCGCTGGCCGGCGGCGGACTACGGCATGGGCAAGTGATCGGTTCGACGGATGAATCGGGGGGCGCGATCGCGGATCGACCCGTGACGCCGGGCGATCTGGCGGCGACGATCTATCGCTACATGGACGTGCCGCTCGACACGGAGTACCGCGACAACGGTGGCCGACCGCACCCGATCGTGCAGCTCAACGGCAAGCCGATAAGTGAGCTGTTCTAA
- a CDS encoding M56 family metallopeptidase: MSFDGDLLDLWGAAMWRASWQGGLAALVVAFMCRLRPSIPARYQCWMWRLVMLKFAVAFVWSVPVEIPVLPSADPIVSAAVDSPIPFSHMSSDDTPTVDERSPSNVPLLLIPFATWAVIVAWQLGRILVSCRNARLLKNRCRASEDRQLLDPCSRLSAMLGLRSPPLVLETEGQGSPLLVGILRPAIVLPTTTLERLDASERSLVLGHELAHVSRRDLFCSLVSAMIRALFFFHPAAWFSERRLGLTQEIAADQLAISLQNQSPVHYAQILLAIVGKLGSGRTAHMMSMGAAGEAGSLYRRLSAMRYVQRTTPGVVLAYGLLIGFGAMLGLVPWSLVAAPAAAAEETKPTERKEQSEAIVNGRYVSFQEGVLKVKVRDDQSDVETEREWNVAEDVNVVSHHRAGPKQSIARDAFKQWEPGGLIAVTLNDGNVVFIKLGTDKVRVPKSVRSRESSLEKKVDHRIDANSKMHWGRFTSFKNGTLTLESNSGELIETNVVRKTKTTEWSDTSGKFVPTDTFVALRQLKVGTVIVVNGANQSGTLRIGSRKGVTIGTFVSYENDRLLMLGKNLGERFTKKYGNNVHFNKFRDDVPAYESIDGGEYRPIGMANEALRNVKEGTILHVHSEGDDNITLVRIGEKK, encoded by the coding sequence ATGAGCTTCGACGGCGACCTACTCGATCTGTGGGGCGCGGCGATGTGGCGCGCGAGTTGGCAGGGTGGGCTCGCGGCCTTGGTCGTCGCCTTCATGTGCCGACTCAGGCCTTCGATTCCAGCGCGCTATCAGTGTTGGATGTGGCGGCTCGTGATGTTGAAGTTCGCGGTTGCTTTCGTGTGGTCGGTGCCCGTCGAAATACCGGTGCTCCCTAGTGCCGATCCGATCGTGTCTGCCGCCGTCGATTCGCCGATCCCATTTAGCCACATGTCGAGCGACGACACACCGACCGTCGACGAGCGGTCTCCGAGCAACGTCCCATTGCTGCTGATTCCTTTTGCGACTTGGGCCGTGATCGTCGCCTGGCAATTGGGTCGCATTCTGGTCTCTTGCCGAAACGCTCGGCTGCTCAAGAATCGTTGTCGGGCGAGCGAAGATCGTCAACTTCTCGACCCTTGTTCGCGATTAAGCGCAATGCTCGGTCTCCGGAGTCCGCCGCTTGTGCTGGAAACAGAAGGACAAGGAAGTCCGCTCCTCGTCGGCATACTGCGGCCGGCCATCGTGCTTCCGACCACGACGCTGGAGCGACTGGATGCCTCGGAACGTTCGCTCGTGCTCGGCCATGAGTTGGCACACGTCAGTCGCCGCGACCTCTTTTGCAGTCTCGTCTCCGCGATGATTCGGGCGTTGTTCTTTTTCCATCCCGCGGCGTGGTTCAGCGAGCGACGGCTCGGCCTCACGCAAGAAATCGCCGCCGATCAACTCGCGATATCGCTGCAGAATCAAAGCCCGGTCCATTACGCCCAGATTCTCTTGGCGATCGTCGGCAAGCTAGGCTCCGGTCGAACGGCTCACATGATGTCCATGGGAGCCGCGGGTGAAGCGGGCTCGCTCTACCGTCGATTGTCGGCGATGCGATACGTCCAGCGGACGACTCCCGGAGTCGTCCTGGCTTACGGCCTACTGATCGGGTTCGGCGCCATGCTCGGACTTGTGCCATGGTCGCTCGTCGCAGCGCCGGCGGCGGCAGCGGAAGAGACCAAGCCCACGGAACGGAAGGAGCAGTCGGAAGCTATCGTTAACGGACGATACGTCTCCTTCCAAGAGGGTGTCCTGAAAGTAAAAGTGCGCGACGATCAAAGCGACGTCGAGACGGAGCGAGAATGGAACGTCGCCGAAGACGTCAACGTCGTCAGCCATCATCGTGCGGGACCGAAGCAATCGATTGCCCGAGATGCTTTTAAGCAATGGGAACCGGGAGGGTTGATCGCCGTGACGCTGAACGACGGCAACGTCGTTTTCATCAAGCTTGGTACCGATAAAGTGCGGGTGCCGAAGTCTGTGCGATCACGTGAGTCGTCTCTCGAAAAGAAGGTGGATCATAGGATCGATGCAAACTCGAAAATGCATTGGGGGCGATTCACATCGTTCAAGAACGGTACGCTCACACTTGAGTCGAACTCCGGTGAGCTGATCGAAACCAACGTCGTCCGAAAGACCAAAACCACGGAGTGGAGCGACACGTCCGGCAAGTTCGTGCCGACGGATACCTTCGTGGCTTTAAGGCAACTCAAGGTCGGCACGGTGATCGTCGTCAACGGCGCGAACCAGAGCGGAACTCTCCGCATCGGATCGCGCAAAGGAGTTACGATCGGCACCTTCGTATCGTACGAAAACGACCGACTGCTGATGCTCGGCAAAAACCTCGGTGAGCGTTTCACTAAGAAGTACGGAAACAACGTTCACTTCAACAAGTTCCGCGACGACGTTCCTGCCTATGAGAGCATCGACGGCGGTGAGTACCGGCCGATCGGTATGGCCAACGAGGCGCTGCGCAACGTCAAGGAAGGAACGATTCTCCATGTGCATAGCGAGGGAGACGACAACATCACCCTCGTTCGGATCGGCGAAAAGAAGTAG
- a CDS encoding BlaI/MecI/CopY family transcriptional regulator, which translates to MPESKAVLGSTEIEILRYLGDRPAMSVGEVADHFARTTGQARTTILTIMERLRKKGHLTRKQVKGVYHYSLKVAKQDFLRGLVRSFVDTTLGGSVSPFVAYLSESGPFSDQDLTHLKQLVHDLEQERKRGGK; encoded by the coding sequence ATGCCCGAATCGAAAGCAGTTCTCGGCTCCACTGAAATCGAGATTCTCCGTTATCTGGGCGACCGACCGGCGATGAGCGTGGGCGAAGTGGCCGATCATTTCGCGCGGACGACGGGCCAGGCCCGAACTACGATCCTCACGATCATGGAGCGCCTGCGAAAGAAAGGGCATCTCACGCGGAAGCAAGTCAAAGGGGTGTATCACTACTCACTTAAGGTCGCCAAGCAAGACTTTCTGCGCGGGTTGGTGCGGTCGTTCGTCGATACGACGCTCGGCGGATCGGTGTCGCCGTTCGTGGCCTACCTCTCCGAAAGCGGACCGTTTTCCGATCAAGACCTCACCCATTTGAAACAACTTGTTCACGATCTCGAACAAGAACGGAAGCGAGGTGGCAAATGA